The DNA region GCGGGTTCCTCTCTTCTGCTCTTGTGTTGTCTTTGCAGGTCTTGGTGGGCGGGGCGTCTGCTTACGGGAACCAGGGGCACCTGGCCAGTCTCCTGTGGTCCCCTTTAAAAACCTCCCCTCCTGGgctgtctctcttcctgtccagCCAGCGTCCCTCCGCGCCACGTTTTGTTTAGTTGTGTTGTTTAGTCGTTGCGCGTTTTGGCTTACTTAATAAATGTTAATCTCTTCTGTTTAACCGTGTGACTCCATTGTTTTGGTCATGGCTCATGAGCCGGGTCGTGACACCACATTTCAAGTTTAGCACAAAGCGGTCGTGTCATTGGTCAGTCAGTGGAAATCCGTCCTCGTGGATCTGGAGTTCGATGGTCACTGATCTGATCGATCCTTCGTGGATTATTTGTGGATGTTCGCCAAAGCTGTGGCTTTTTATAACAAGTATGGAGGATGGCCGGCGGGAGCAGTTACACGAGCCTGAATACCGTAATACTTCTGTATGCATGTCAGTCATTCTTTTGCTCTGATCAGTCATTGATCAGTGAGCTTTGGGGGTGCTGGATTTTGTTAGCTCTGGAGAGCGCTAGGCTAgttgtttccctttgtttccagtctttgtgctaagctaactggctgcagcttcagattCACTGTGCAGACATGAATCAGACATGAAACCTGATGTTTTTATCTTCTCTTGTGGTTGATTATATTAATGCAGTATCGACTGACAGTTTGTGGAAGGTCTCGATCACCTGATACCTGATGAATCTGACTGGGCATCATCCCAAAATGAGTGGGTGTCGGTCAAGTCAACACAGAAGCCCCATGTGGGTGCTTACATGTCTCCAAAAGTACATAAACGAATGTGAGACGAGGACAGGACTGTCCACCGTGTGCAGGTGAGAGCTCACTGAATAAAGTGTCAAACACTCAAACTGTTGAACAGTTCAGCTTCAGTTCACTTCTTAAACACCCTTTTGAGAtatgaaaatgtgatgttttatctGGACAAATCACCAGTTATTCGGTGATTCAGGAGTGTGTTATCATTTCAAGGTCCTCCAAGATGAAGCCAAACTCGTCGTCAGTCATTAACTCTAAAAAATCCAGTGTTCAAACAAAGTCAGAGGTCATAAACCTGCTGACTTTGTAGTAAACTGACAGCTCTTAATGTGAAAGGACCTCAGCTCTTAATGTGAAAGGACCACACAGCTCTTAATGTGAAAGGACCACACAGCTCTTAATGTGAAAGGACCTCAGCTCTTAATGTGAAAGTACCACACAGCTCTTAATGTGAAAGGACCTCAGCTCTTAATGTGAAAGGACCTCAGCTCTTAATGTGAAAGGACCACACCTGAAGGCAGAGTAACTTTGTAATAAATGACCGTTTATTATAAAGATTACAATCTGTTGCGTTGCAGAGCTCATCAGTTGTCATCGTGTGCTCTTTAGTTTTtagaaaagggaagaaaaaaactacaagtaCACACACGCCACTCACTCCAGAAGAAACTACAAACATCCTGTAAAAAGAGGAAGctagaaaggaggaggaggaggagggtaacCATAAAACCATTATAACCAGGTGAATATTAGGAGGAGGAAGGTTTCACACGCATGTTAGAAAGCCAGGattctcagccaatcagcggGAAGCTGAGGCGTTACCATGGTGAAGTCAGCCAACACTATCAGTTTTGCggtggcagccatcttggctctttattctgtctttttaaatgatCGTTCTGGTGCTCTGCTGTCGCCATGTTGGCTCCATCTGTCAGTCTATGGTTAATAAttagcagtggtggaagaaatcATGTACTAATACCACAGTAGAAAAATACTCTGCATTCATAATTTAAGTATTAGCAACAaattaaagtatcaaaagtaaaagtactttcaTATGTGTGTTGGTCTTGGCTGTAGTTGACCTAAAAAACGTCTTTAACAGTCGACTTTAAACCGTGAATTTACTTTTtgaagagaataaaaagaaCGAACGATAAAAAGAGTGTATCTCAGAGTCTGAAGCAGCCTGACTTTAGCTTTCCTATGATAACAGGATATTGGCTCAGCGGTGGTCATTATAAGGCAGGAAGTCACGTGATAACGCTCAGGTCAAGTCCTGGACCTTcacctgtggaggaaaaaagtTGTGACACCTGAGTCGTGAAACCACCTGAAGTATATGGATGACCACGTATACGAGGTTCGGAGCTCAAAGTCTTGGCCAGAAATGATTagaattattaattatttaataattTCAATTTCTCACAGATAGGTTTTTTGAAAGTCAAAAGTACGGTTGATAAAAAACAGATGAATTTGTTGCTGCTCTCAGATTATTGGTGCTGAATATTAGCATGTGTAGCAGTTTGGGATAAATTTCAGATtgaaatatatcaaaatatgaAAGCAGGTCAGAGTTGGATTTAACTACTTCATGTACTTTttgtacataaaaaaatatttgaatagTAACCACGACTCTTAAATGTGGTGAAAAGttgaatatttctctctgaaatgcgGTGGCGTGAACTAGCATcatgtaaagtacaagtacctcaaaatcatattaaaatactgtacttgagtaaatgtactcagttactttcaaCCACTGCTAATTAGTTACACGTTTCTTTTCTTGGGATAATTTCCTGAACCAATCACCAGTGATTTGTCTGAATGTCATTTTCAGCCGTCGCGCTAGCTAGCATAACATTTAGCTTAAGTTAGAGCGGGAAGTTTGGTTAATGTTGAGAATTCGTGTTGttgaggaagaaaaacaaagaatacTGCAGCATAAATTGTCCCAGCAGAGGAACATCATGGACAAGTTCAAGATGAAGTTTAGATGATGCTAAAGGCTAAAGAGGTCTTCATGGGTCCATCTGGTTCCTCATAACTGAGACCAGATTTGGTTTTCTCAGATGTTTGGTAAAGTTTTCTACAACAGaatcaaattaatttaaaaaaaaaaagaaagacaaaccaTTGGTCAGTATGGCTGGCAGACTGTTAGTGATTAGCATTAGTAATCACTGGTAGTAAGCttgattagcattagcattttttgttgaaaatgatACTTTGTGTTCTCGGTGCAAGTTTATAGATTTGAATGGTCTTAATCATTTTTTCAGTTGTTTAGCAGAAATGTAGCTCGCAGACCTTCTTCATCTGGCAACGTTATCAACTAGCATACATGCTAACGCAGCGCTTtagagctctgctgctgttttaggGATGTGTTGCTTCAGGAGACAACGTGGAACCAAGTGTTCCCCGAACAGAACGTTTTCTCCTGATCAGGACACCTCAGTGCATTACTGCGTTTATCTGGCGAAGCTTTCCAGATTATATCTTTTAATGCTAACCTCAGTGTTGTGTAGCATTGAAACATGAGTATTGTAGAATTTTCTACAAAGCTAAATCTTTAGCCCGTCATTAGCACCACACAGTACAGAATCTTAAACTTGGTTTGCTTCGTGACTTCTCTGTGTCGTATCTTTGACTTTTTACCAAACAATCAGATCTTTTCTAACACAGTTGTTCagtttttgtggtttttgtgcTGACGATTCCTCACAGTCATTCGTTGAACATCGtctataagaaaaaaaaactcccttTTCACAACGTCAGAGTCTGCATGAAGGCATCACTGGCCGCCAGGTTAAGAACAGTAAGGGTCTGGTTGTGGTAGCAGTCGTTGCCCCTAATAATAAACTGTTTGAGGATTGGAACAGTTTTGTTAGTAAACCTGAAGGAATCTGGACAACAGGGCTGCAGTTTGTAGGAGTTTATCTCGCTAGACGTGATTCATGGATCCAGAACCAGGCTGAAACCGGTCTTAGCATCATGTGGTTACCTTGAAAGTTGGGATCTTGATCTAAGTGACCTGCTCGCTGACAGTGATTTGACTGGTGACGGACGGAAGGTAGAACTGCAGGAAAAATAAAGGAACTACTTTTGCCAGCGGAGGAACACTTCATGTCACTGATGAGCAGGTTGCTGGTTgagtttctgattggctgagaaatCCTACAAGTGAATGACCTCACGTCTATTTTAGTGTACAGAGGGATTCCCAGTGGGGAcctgaggtcagaggttaaGAGGTCATATGACCTCTCTGTCACTGATTTGTATTGTTAGACTGTGGAGAAAGCGACAGCCCGTCTCGCTCTGTGGATGACTGTACAGTAGACTATAGTCCATTATAATATATACTATACATACAGTGTACAGCCGAGACATGTGACGTTCAGTCAGCGCAAACAGCCGCACACACTTTGTCTGACGCTGTTTTAAAGATAATTAAGATGTTTGATGGATGCTTTTCAAACAGCTCCAGATGGATATGATGGTTGTAACTCTGTTTCTGAGACAgtgctgttttgctgtgtgtcttGATGGGGTCTGTAGCTCAGATCAATAACTGCTTTTGAACTCTGCAGACTCTGACTGATAGGATGAGTTAGTGACTTTCTGACCTCATGCGAGTGTTTTTAGTGTTACTCTTCAAAGATTCACGGCCGTCTTTTGTTGTTGAAAtctctttcagctcactgaagCTTTCAAACCCGTCGtgatcttttttcattttgtgctaaAACAGCCTTCACTTTCAAGTCAAACATGATGTATAGCTGCTTACAAAGACTGAATATCACATGTGGATAAAGACTTTATAGACTATGGTCTACCAAAATATTACTGTATACATTTTCTTGTCTGCTATACTTTATATTTTACACTATAGCTACATTATTCTATGGTAATATATATTATACAGACTATGAAGTCTACTGTCATGTGCTGTACATAGACTATACATTCGACACCTCTGTGCTCTGCCATTGGCAGGTCATAGAACTTGTACAACTTTGGGATTCATGATTGTGGCTCGGCTTGTGTTCAGGTGCGTCAGCGGGAGGAAACGCTGGAGAAACGCAGTTTGTTGAGGAAACAGGCACTGGAACGTTGATTGTGCTTCAGAGGGGAATCAAGGCGACAGACTAACGTGTCGGTGTGTCAAATTCATGAAAGTTCATCATGTGAAGTTATTAGGAGGTTGTAGCAGTAATGGCGGACAGTTCCCTCCATTGAACAAAGGCTGAAAGCGCTGAAAGTCAACAGTTCACAATCCGTCAACTTGGCTTCAACATCCCAATTTAAAGGAAAAACGTGAAGGAAATACACCTTCCAGTGACGCCACAGGTGTCTAACTTACATGCAGTCTCTTGTTTGATGGACAGGTATAGAAAGGTGATGAGACACAAACGAGACCTTGTGgttttagcagcagttagcgtCGTCTTCGTGTTGGGTTTGAACCGTCTTAATCTACCGTCAACAAAGGTCAGCGGGACAGATCAGTGGAACAGGACTCGACATTAAGTCAGACTTTTCTGTTGGAAggtgtatttttacactgctgatgaagctgctttcagtctttgtgctaagctaggctaaacacatcCTTATCGCTGTGCTGCATGCACTGATAGAAgtctttttatttgtctctgaGAGTTTCTTTAAGAGTTACGCTCAGTGAAGCCGTTAATGCTGCGGTCAGACCGGATTCTTCTAGAAGACATTCACACGATAACTGTGGAGAGAAGCTGCTTTGACAGTCTGTGGCCGAGGCCGTCGTGTGCTGCGCAGCTTAGAAAACACCTTGAGATGAATCTGCAATTTGTCATATTGAGCCTTTCAGTTCTTTTATAATACTCGTTTAATTAAACCTCTGATCCCAGAACAGTCTGAACTCTGTGTTGAATCaataaacaaactgtgtttggtGAGATTCAGACTCTGaacaagcagatatttacaaaaatcaatgaagctgatgaggaaaaacattaaatatattgactttgtgctgttttcagttgagtttatgtcaaagaGGATTAAAAAGTGACCAcatgctgttttattgatggTTTACACAGAGGCCAGACTGTTCTGGAATCAGAGTTGTGTCTTCAAGACctataaaatatataatttcagtcatgttttagTCTTTCTTTGCTTTACCGTCCATGACTTTACTGTCATTAACCCGTTTAATagtcacagaaaagcagcatcgCTCTTCTGACACTTGTAGTACTCGAATGTGTGCAGTGATATTTGAAGGATATGAATTATATTTCCTAAAGCAGCTGTCAGTTCCAGCCGTCCTATCAGACTGGACACTGGAGAAACTTGTAAGTTCAAAGTTCAATCACATCGACCTCTTTGCGAGGCGGATCAGTCGTCtttattgaaatgaatgaggaagGAATTTCGGTTTGACCGCATCTTAACTcctaaacacacattttgttgACTTCACGTGATGCACACTAAACTGTATTTGGGCAACTCCTTTTATGGCCTGTTGTAAACTCCATATATGGTCTGGAGGAAACTCCATGTATGGCAGGGAGGAGATCCCCAATATGGCAGGGAGGAAACTCCATATATGGCCTGTTCCTGGCGAGTTACCTTTACTGCAGGATGTTAATGGCAGGTGGAGCCACACTTGACTGATTCAGGATGAACTCAGTAGAGTCGAAGGGTTAACCGAAGAGATTCAGGTGTCAGGGGTGTGTAGGTGGTGTCAGGTGTAGGGGGGAAGGAGAAAGGTATTTTCTGTACAAATGGCTTTAAACAGATAGCACCATGTACAGTAAGCCCTCAGTAAGCAGGTTAGAAACCAGAGAGGTTTACAGTtggagctctgctgcagctctccctgaaacacacagcacatcagcACAAAGTCACACTCATTGACAAATCATTATGAATTCCAAAACATCACCGAAACGACCTTGAAATTCAACTCATTGTCAAATCATAAGGAACTCAAAATCATTTTCCAAACTATTAGAAACTCTGTTAAGTCGTCACCACCACGTTATTACTTGTTATTCATAAATTCTAAATGATCGTATTAAGAtatgaaatcaaaataaacacaaattcTTCATGAGTgatatttgaaaaacaaaacaaacaaaaaaaaaagtcacaagaACTTTCTGTAAAAGGTCGGAGAAACATCCTCAGCTGAGCTCCTGTTGTTAAGGTAGAGACTCCCAGTAGCTCGCTAATCGTCCAGGTCTGCTAGCAAAAGTCCAGCTAAACTCATCCGGGGAAGCAGAGTGGCACGAGGACAACAACCCGTCTCATTAATCAGTTTGTCAGATCAGCTCTTTGATCAATGACCCGCCACCTGCCGAGACTGGCAGTAAAGCTCCGTGTCCAGCGCCAATTAGCTCAGTAAGCCACATGCTAACATAACGCTGCAGAACACGAtgtcctgcagtgttttctgatgaTTCACAtcaaaatatacagaaaacaAACGGAAAAAGAAAGTTATTTGTTTAGCAGCTACGTTACATCATTATTTGAAACAGCTATTTCACTAGCTAGCACAGAATGTTAGCAAGGCAAACGTTTATGGTGCAGACCCTCGCAATCTGTTAGATGGAGTTGATCAACTCCATCTAACAGATTAGCTCGTTGATTAGCCAAAGAAAGatgaatttgaaaataaatttaaTAATCGATTAATTGTCTTTTTAAGGCAAACATTCCAAAAACTCGCTGCGtacagcttctcaaatatgaaaatgtgcttgtttttttagTCCACAGCAGCCTGAGACTGAAAGGTAATCAACCaaaattagcattagcactgACTTCAGCTCCCGCCTGGTTGACTCCAGCAGCAACTAACATAACGCTGACTGGACGTTTCATTCAATATTCTCTTTTTACTCTGAAATGACAAATTTGGTCGAGGGTTTTTACGGCATAAACTCAAGGCATCAGAAGACAGAGGCCAAGCTAAATCTCGGAGGTCTAAAACTACACTAAAGCCAAATGCCAGACACAGACCTTGGTGCTGCCATTCCTTTTGGGTTGATCAAAGAGCTGATAAGCCAAAATGTCACCGAGATCACTCAGAGAGCTGGGCTCCACGTTGGTAAAAAGGTCTAAAGATTCAGTCACTGCTAAGATATCCTACTCAAAGAGATGGCCTAGTGTCTGACCAGAGGTCAGGGGTTATGAGGTCACAGTTCAGGATGTCTAGAGGTTAGTGGTCAGAGGTGAGGGGTCAAGTGGAAccatccagcagctgtctgaGTGCCCTCTCGATGTTGATTCGGTGTCCCAGTCTGGTGACGCCCAGCTCCACGTAGTCGTCTTTGGTGAGGGCAGGGAGATGGGAGCCTTCGATCTCGTGCTCCTGGAAGCGCTGGCGGTGCTCGGCCAGGCCCACGCTCTCCAGCCAGTCACCCACGTCATATTTATTCCACAAGTTGAGAGGCCGCTGCCTCCATGGCCGAAGGGCCAAAAGGGGCCCGCTGAGGACCGGGGAGGGGCAGGGAGAGGCGTGGGGTGAAGGTGAGGGTGAACGGGACCTGGTTCGTGCACTGGCACTTCGCATCACAAACCGAACCTCCTTCGGTTCTGAGGGGAGACTTAGACTGGACGACTTCAGGATGGTTAGACCGCGACCCGAACTCAGGTCTGGCCTTTCGGAGGAGGAGGCAATACCTATTGACCTATCAGATGGGGAGGGCGAGGGGGAGGGGCTCCGGCGAGTGACGGGGTAGCGGCTTCCTGGTCGGACTGTATAACTGGCGCCGTATCCTCGCTGGGAGATCGTGTGGAGTTCACCAAGACTAGAGAACAACCTGCAACACATTAAGCAGTATATAAATAAACATGGAGGTGCTAACTGACCGTTTGTAAAGCCCTGCTCCCGTTAGTTACTGTTGTTACGGCACATACTGAGTTTACAGTCATGACCGCGGCAGATTTACCTCAAAATTCTTGCTAATTTGACAAAcaagtttttttatttaaaacagcAGCGGATTTTGCTGCCTGAAACAACTGTTGTTGGCAGACTTCATGAGCTTTAGATAGCTCGCTAATCAGTGCTAATTAAACTCTGTCTAGTGgtgactcattttaaaatgagaaaccTGTGAAAAAGGTAATATGATGGTTATGTCCATACACCACGAGGCTAAAGCTAGGATGCCCCACGCAAAAGTCATTAATCGTCACAAGCTAACGATCCATGTGGAAGATATGAAAATAAAGAATCAGCATTAGTTTTTGTATTACAGCAAAGCTAGTTGTCACCAGCGTGATACAACAGTATTATATAAAAATGTCAGATCATACTAACGTAACCCTTTTTGGATGCTTGATTTCCTACAGAACAAGTGACAGAGATGAGGGATTTATAATGGCTAATGCTATGCTAACAGCTATGTCAGATATGCTAATGTTTGTGGCGCACAGTtgagcagataaacacactgtttacTCTATTTGCTGCTCTTTTGTTATTTGGTTTTGAAAAGGCACATCTCACATAGATGCCACATGTTGAGACATACAAAGCTTGACAGCCGTTGCTGCGTTTGCCAATTTGGATATTTGATTTTCGGGGAGGTCTTTAGCCACTGGTCAATTCCTTGTTTTTATTCCAAACACGGGTTGGATAGTAGTTGCAGACATTTAGTAGTTAGTCATCTGCGAAGAAGGTGCATGTTAGTTAGCTGTTAGCAAATAAAAATCATCTCTTAGCGATAACGAGAAGTGTTTAccagagacaaaaacatacGATTTACTCTGTCCACTGTCCACACATCtggaacaacacaaacaacagattCTGTTACaatacgtgcacacacacacacacacacacacacacacacagtagcactATCGGGTtaacagtactgcagtatttacaATAGAAGGCATTTTGATGTACCTGGCGCCTCCTACTGGTGATCTCCGGCCCGGATCGAGGGGACTCGGCTCCTCCCCCAGAGAGTGACTGTCTTTGTTGAGCAGCTGGAGCCGATTAGCCAGATCCAGACCAGAACCCGCCCTGCCGCTCAGCTCCAGTGCTGATGCTGAGCGGCTGGTCAGATCCACGGCCgaccctgacccctgacctcccAGTGCTGCCGGACGGCCTTCCTCCGGGCTGAGGCCTCGCCGGTCGTCCCCACGGTCGTCCCCACCTCCCCACAGCTTGGACCTCCTCTGGAACAGATAGCGCGGCTGTCGGCCACCACCGCTGGTGGGGGAGGAACAgagtggggaggagggggaggaggaggatgcagcAGACGGGAGGAGCTCACTGTCTGAAGATTGCTTCAGCAGTGGGTCCCGGAGTGCAGAGCGGCCCCGACCAATAGGTGAACGGAGGCGTGGCTTCAGAGCAAtcggggaggtggagggggaggaaggcGAAGGGTGAGcagcaggaggggaggaaggggaaGTTGGAGCAGGAGGGGAGGCCAAGGTGATTGAGGGAGGGAGCGAGCTGGGTGAGGAGGAGCTGTCGTGGAGCCGTTCgtcacctccttcctcttcgTCTCCTCGCCTACCCAGCGAATCAGGAccactctctcctccccctccttccccacctCGCCGTGGCAACAAGGTGAGGGAAGATGGGGGAGGAGGGGCAGGAGTAGCAGCAAATGCAGGGGGTGGAGTTACCAGACCAATTCTGCGGAGCTCCTCCCTTGTCTCCTCGTCACTGGATGACAGCAATGCTGGTGGGAGCGTAACTGTGTAAGCTccgccctcctcctctgagctgccCACAGTGAGGCTTCTGCGCCTGTCAATCAGAGCAGGGTGAGTCTCATTGGCCAGCGCCGGCAAGGGGGTGGGTCTCCAGCGCTCAGGCGAGGGGCCGGCAGGTGATGtcactcctccctctgtttcaggACGCTCCACCTGTCCATCAGGGAACAAGGGTGGGGTTATGCGTTTGTGCCTCAGCTCAGGACTCGTCTGGGGAGTGGTGCGCTTGGTTCGCTGCTCGGGGCTCGTCTGAGGGGTGGTGCGTTTGGATCGTGGCTCGGGGCTGCTCTGCGGGGTGGTAATAGGGGTGCGCTTGTGTCTTCCCTCTGGACTGGCAGCAGGAGTGGGGATGGGTGTGGTGGAAGCAGATGCATGTTTTAGTCGAGGCTCTGGGCTCGGCGTGCGAGCAGTGAGCGCTCGTTCTCGTGCAGCAAGGGCCAGGGCGAGTGGAGATGAGGggtctgaggagaggagagaagagaagagtaAAGGTGTAAGGTGGATTTTCAGCCGTCATTATACTGTTGGGACGCTGCGCTCGAGTGAATTTTCTACGGTTTACTATTGATCGTGGTAGTTTCACATTATCCACTGCCCCTCTCTGTGTGCTACCTCAAGGTATCTGAGTCCTATTCTGTTTTGTGGAGTACCTCAAGGCTGCGTTCTAGGTCCCCTTCTGTGTTTTGTGGAGCATAATTTGATGGTAAATTTGATACTCTGGAACCCATCTTTAAACAGAGTGCTTGGGTACTGATCTGACTTGATGCCAATAAAATGGTACGGTCCAGTTTTCAGCAGGAGAAGGTTGATCTGAATTGATCACTGCAATTCGATTACTGTCATCAACTAATGCAGACTAGATCCAGACTCGGCAGTCAGACTCAAGAACAAATGAGAGATTACATTGGATTGTGTCAGACTGACCTAAAGGTTTTCCTGTCAGCGGGTGGAGGAAGGTGTGAGGAGTTGGTGAGGGCGACAGGACCGGCGCCGGAGGAGGAAGCTCGCCGAGGTCGTCCATTGAATGGCTCTGAGTCAGGAGGGGTGGCACCTGGTTTTCTGACCCGGCTCCctccacagacaggaagagagacgaCCTGCGGCCCTGAACCCGAGCACGCTCTGAAAGAACCTGCTGCTGGTACAGCTCCGCCCGGCTGGGGCTGCCCGGTAGCTCTAATTTGGACGGATCATGATCTTTCATTCCAAGTCCTGGAGGAAAAAGAACAAGATGTCAGACTGAGCGAGGAGTCCAAACCACTTAGTGGGACGTtttacaaaaatgttttctgcaaGCACAAACAGGGTAAACCACAGCTGTACGGAAGCCGTTTGTCCAGATCCAGTAACCCTGATGAAACTCCATTCGTAGGTATGTTGGTTGGTAGCTAGCTAACCAGTAGTTAACTAGGTTAAttgacagcaaacacattgTAACTATTAATGTTGGCAGCTACCAACCAATATAAGTAGTTAATGGAATTTAATGCAGGTGTAACTTGAAACTGTGACAAACATCCCATAATGCTCTGAGGAAATTAGGCACAAATGTAACTCCATAGACTCAGAAAGATAACAGGTCTGAACAGTCCTAACCCTGCTCCTCAACAGGAAGTTGTTTCAACAAAGgtgacttcctcctctgtggcttGGAGGGCGGAGCCTGTTGTCCCACGTTAGCGTAAGGGTTTTCTATTGGTCGGCCCCGGCGGCGTGACAGCGGTGAGTGACCGAGGGCGGGGCTGGTGCTGTGGAGAGACAGcgtggaggtgtgtgtggcggtgtgaagcgtgtgtgtggcagtgtgtgtggcagtgtgcAGCGTGTGCGTGGCAGCGGCGTGTGCGTCGGGCTGCAGCGGCGGCGGTGTGTCCTGCAGGATGATCATCGACCTCGCCTTCCTCTGGCGCTCGGCGTGGGCGTGGCTCCTCGTCGGTGAGTCGGAGAGCTCCTGGAGCCTTGGCTCCGCCCCGGGCTTGAAGCTGGAGCGGGTTAGCCCCTCCCCTCTggccggaggaggagggggaaggaaggaagggggaGGACCAGAGTCgaggaggaagagcgaggaggtggaggaggcagagggaggagggggcggagctgtttgaggaggaggagggatgaagcTGTCCGTCAGCGAGGAGCTCCGTGGAAACCGGCTTTCGTTGATCAGAGCTGAGATCCTGTCGTCCTCAGGTGTGCCTGCCGCAGTAACCATGGAGACGTAAAATTACCcaacaaatgaaacatgttaaaatcaatatttcatcatCTTTCATCGAGTACTTCAGGTGCCGTCTGTGgtaacatgtgtgtgtatgtgtatgtgtgtactgtatgatcccgtgtgtgtgcgtctcacCGAAGCTCTTGGTTCTGGACATTCCTCGAGGTAAAGCCATGGTGCTCTTCTCTGGAGCTGTGGGGGGCACCAGACCCTGACGCTCAAACAgggactgcacacacacacacacacacacacacacacacacacacacacacacacacacacacacacacacacacacacacacacacacattcagtctgAAATCATAGACTCCCCGCAGGTTTTGTTGGATGCGTTTAACctgtttaacatgttttcacccTCAACAGTC from Chaetodon trifascialis isolate fChaTrf1 chromosome 22, fChaTrf1.hap1, whole genome shotgun sequence includes:
- the shank3b gene encoding SH3 and multiple ankyrin repeat domains protein 3 isoform X4; this translates as MPLSPAADTKHDRPRQQAVTNGNPTGSAVARDDDADDTPPGNSIVVRIGIPDLQQTFRYKRRIYTQSYVDDKQLAKLHTKANLKRFMEHVHQKNVEKVSKWLEKGLDPNFHDSDSGECPLTLAVQLEESCELIKVLRSGGAHLDFRTRDGITALHRAVLCRNSTSLTTLLDLGASPDYKDSRGLTPLYHSAMVGGAPYCCELLLQDHATIGMTDENGWQEIHQACRFGNVQHLEHLLFYGADMSSQNASGNTALHLCALYNQDSCARVLLFRGANKDIKNYNNQTAFQVAIIAGNFDLAEIIKIHKASDVVVPFRETPSYTKRRRAGLTRTPAGNGLSSPRSLIRSASDNALESPASSPGPSLQSLETHHDTHTHSLRRHTRRLSPSGGGHVETSPPSSPPLTPQMRKRRLYSAVPGRTFIATRSHVPQGTGEIQLHRGERVKVLSIGEGGFWEGSVKGRTGWFPADCVEEVQMRQYDPRLETREDRTKRLFRHYTVGSYDNYTSYSDYVIEEKTAVLQKRESEGFGFVLRGAKAETPIEEFAPTPAFPALQYLESVDQGGVAWRAGLRTGDFLIEVNGADVVKVGHRQVVSLIRQGGSRLLMKVVSVSRKSESNLIRKKAPPPPKRAPSTSLTLRSKSMTADLEEIARRRRIEKLDEMLAGGQQEVVLRGRPSDDFRAATVKQRPTSRRITQAEINSLFERQGLVPPTAPEKSTMALPRGMSRTKSFGTPEDDRISALINESRFPRSSSLTDSFIPPPPQTAPPPPPSASSTSSLFLLDSGPPPSFLPPPPPARGEGLTRSSFKPGAEPRLQELSDSPTRSHAHAERQRKARSMIILQDTPPPLQPDAHAAATHTLHTATHTATHTLHTATHTSTLSLHSTSPALGHSPLSRRRGRPIENPYANVGQQAPPSKPQRRKSPLLKQLPVEEQGLGMKDHDPSKLELPGSPSRAELYQQQVLSERARVQGRRSSLFLSVEGAGSENQVPPLLTQSHSMDDLGELPPPAPVLSPSPTPHTFLHPLTGKPLDPSSPLALALAARERALTARTPSPEPRLKHASASTTPIPTPAASPEGRHKRTPITTPQSSPEPRSKRTTPQTSPEQRTKRTTPQTSPELRHKRITPPLFPDGQVERPETEGGVTSPAGPSPERWRPTPLPALANETHPALIDRRRSLTVGSSEEEGGAYTVTLPPALLSSSDEETREELRRIGLVTPPPAFAATPAPPPPSSLTLLPRRGGEGGGGESGPDSLGRRGDEEEGGDERLHDSSSSPSSLPPSITLASPPAPTSPSSPPAAHPSPSSPSTSPIALKPRLRSPIGRGRSALRDPLLKQSSDSELLPSAASSSSPSSPLCSSPTSGGGRQPRYLFQRRSKLWGGGDDRGDDRRGLSPEEGRPAALGGQGSGSAVDLTSRSASALELSGRAGSGLDLANRLQLLNKDSHSLGEEPSPLDPGRRSPVGGARLFSSLGELHTISQRGYGASYTVRPGSRYPVTRRSPSPSPSPSDRSIGIASSSERPDLSSGRGLTILKSSSLSLPSEPKEVRFVMRSASARTRSRSPSPSPHASPCPSPVLSGPLLALRPWRQRPLNLWNKYDVGDWLESVGLAEHRQRFQEHEIEGSHLPALTKDDYVELGVTRLGHRINIERALRQLLDGST